One part of the Acidobacteriota bacterium genome encodes these proteins:
- the rpe gene encoding ribulose-phosphate 3-epimerase, with amino-acid sequence MTAPAVRIAPSVLACDFAALGEAARAVEAGGADLLHVDVMDGRFVPNISIGIPIVEALKRVAGVPLDVHLMVIEPERHIEAFAMAGAAMISVHLEATPHLHRTLSAIRAHGLAAGAAVNPGTPVDALKAVANQVDYVVVMSVNPGYAGQLFIPESTARVGEARALLDAAGNRAPVEVDGGVSPANAAELVAAGAEILVAASAIYGAENPASATHALREAALSGLAVAGEG; translated from the coding sequence GTGACAGCACCTGCCGTTCGTATTGCGCCATCCGTGCTGGCGTGCGACTTCGCCGCACTGGGTGAGGCCGCGCGTGCGGTAGAGGCCGGCGGCGCCGACCTTCTGCACGTCGACGTCATGGACGGGCGGTTCGTGCCGAACATCTCGATAGGGATTCCGATTGTCGAAGCACTCAAACGAGTGGCCGGCGTGCCGCTCGACGTCCACCTGATGGTGATCGAGCCGGAACGGCACATCGAGGCGTTCGCGATGGCGGGCGCGGCGATGATTTCGGTTCATCTCGAAGCAACTCCTCACCTGCACCGGACCCTCTCCGCGATCCGTGCACATGGCCTCGCCGCCGGCGCCGCAGTCAATCCGGGAACCCCGGTTGACGCGCTCAAGGCCGTAGCGAACCAGGTGGACTACGTAGTCGTGATGTCCGTCAACCCGGGCTATGCAGGACAACTGTTCATTCCCGAGAGCACGGCGAGGGTAGGCGAGGCGCGCGCCCTGCTCGATGCGGCCGGCAACCGTGCGCCGGTCGAGGTTGATGGCGGCGTCAGCCCTGCGAACGCCGCTGAACTGGTGGCGGCAGGCGCCGAGATTCTCGTGGCGGCGTCGGCCATCTATGGAGCTGAAAATCCGGCCTCCGCGACGCATGCCCTGCGCGAGGCGGCGTTGTCGGGACTCGCAGTTGCAGGCGAAGGATAG
- a CDS encoding PASTA domain-containing protein, which translates to MRVSAGLHRVARLILLAGALAGTFGLFTFAGLQLAIRAREVPTPDLRGLAPQEAIRILSDQGLQARFDPQRRIHPAIEPGRIAAQDPRPGVNTRRRRNVKLWISSGPNAGEAPSLIGESETGARQRLIDNAFILDAVSEIRSSRYPTNSVVAQDPPPAGSGEQIALLVNRGERGQTYVMPNLIGVDGEAAAAILRARGFRVSVVGDHPYPGIDPGVVIDQAPSAGYQVTQADAISLEVSR; encoded by the coding sequence ATGAGGGTCTCGGCCGGGCTGCATAGGGTCGCCAGGCTCATCCTGCTCGCTGGCGCATTGGCCGGCACTTTCGGGCTCTTCACGTTTGCCGGACTACAACTGGCGATCCGGGCACGTGAGGTGCCGACCCCCGACCTGCGCGGCCTTGCCCCGCAGGAGGCAATACGTATCCTGTCCGACCAGGGACTGCAGGCCCGCTTCGATCCGCAGCGCAGGATTCACCCTGCCATCGAACCAGGACGCATCGCTGCCCAGGATCCGCGGCCCGGTGTCAACACGCGCCGACGCCGCAACGTGAAACTCTGGATCAGCTCCGGCCCGAACGCGGGTGAAGCGCCGTCGCTGATCGGCGAGTCGGAAACCGGTGCGCGCCAGCGCCTGATCGACAATGCCTTTATTCTCGACGCCGTTTCGGAGATCCGTTCGAGCCGGTACCCCACGAACTCCGTCGTGGCGCAGGATCCGCCTCCGGCGGGCAGCGGCGAACAGATCGCGCTGCTGGTCAATCGTGGGGAGCGCGGGCAGACGTACGTCATGCCGAACTTGATTGGTGTGGATGGCGAGGCTGCCGCCGCCATCCTGCGGGCGCGCGGATTCCGTGTGTCGGTGGTGGGTGATCATCCGTATCCGGGCATCGACCCCGGCGTCGTGATCGATCAGGCGCCCAGCGCCGGCTATCAGGTGACTCAGGCCGACGCAATCTCCCTGGAAGTGAGTCGGTGA